A window of Aeromicrobium duanguangcaii genomic DNA:
ATCACCGACGCGTGCCGCAGCCACTCCAGGCGTGAGGCGACCTCGGACAGGTCGGGTGCCGCCAGCGTGTGCACCGCGGGCGGGAACGAGGCCTCGGCCAGGCGGGTGTCGAACTGCGTCGCGTCGCGGCCGGGCTGCCAGCGGTGCTCGAGGCCGTTGCGCTCGAGGAACGCGGCGTAGCGCGAGAACCGCTCGGGCATCGCGGCGTTGAAGGCGGTGAGGTCGGTGGCCTCATACAGCTCCTCGACGCTGATCGGCGAGTCGAAGTGAGGCTGCAGCCGGTGGGGCATCCGGTGGTACTCCGCCAGCTCGAGCGTGCGCGAGTCGTGTGCCAGCATCATCGCCGGCGTGCCGGCCAGCAGTGCGGCGACGTTGCCGTGGAACCGCGTGCCGTAGACGAACTCCTGCTGGGCGAGGAAGTCGTACCAGGTCCAGGTGTCGACGAAGAGCCGCATCCGGTCCTGCTGGTACAGCGGGTGCCGCAGGTGCGCGGGCACGAGCGGGTCGGTCACGTGCGGGTGCGTGACACCCCACAGCAGCAGGCGCAGGTCGTGCTGGTCCTGCCCGACGTAGGTCAGGTTCGGGTGGCGCGCGGCCTGCTCGGTCGCGAAGGCACCGATGCCCGGCACCTCGGGGGTCAGGTTGAGGCCCAGCGCCGAGTCCGCTCCGAGCGACTCGACCTTGCGGTGCACCTGGTGGTCGGGACCGTGCAGGAACAGCGACGGGCACCCGATCACGTCCACCGAGTCGGCCGGGAACCCGAGGTGGACGAGGAAGTCGCGGGTGAACTCGCCGCGGACGCCGATGGAAGCGGAGCGGTCCAGGACTGCGGTGACGAACCGCTGCGTCACGTCCCGTACGTCGGCCAGGGCGTCGAAGGATCGGTCGGCCGGCGCCTGGGCGCCGATGCCGATCACCGTCGTGGGGATCGTCAGCTGCTCGATCAGGCGGGTCAGGTTCTCGAGCTTGTCGGCGAAGTCGGGCCGGAAGGAGTTCGCCATCGGGATGACGAAGTGGTCGAACTCCTCGTTGATGCGCGCCGCGTCGTCGGGCGATGCCGCCCGGCGCTCACTGAGGGTCGAGTTGGCGACCAGCTCGTGGGGCGCGACGTCGAGCGCCTTCCACACGGAGTGCTGGAAGAGGTAGTTGCCGCTGTTGGAGTTGAAGACGTCCTGCGTCAGCGTCGTCTCGGGTACGACTGCCGTGAACGGGTCCTTGCCCGCGCGGATCAGGATCCGAGCCATGCCGTCAGTGTGGCAGAGCCCCGGGTACGCAGGGCGACATGTCGCCGGTCACACCCGATGGTGGCGGTCAGTGTCGCCGGGGTACAGTGACGGCGTCACTTTGTCTGGTACCCACTCGGGACTGGAACGAAAGGCAACACACATGTCGCACCCCAGCGTGGGTGTGGTCGGCGCCGGCCGTGTCGGTGCTGTCCTCGCCGCCCGGCTCCAGCGAGCCGGCCACCACCTCGTCGGCGTCAGCGGACGCTCGGCTGCCTCGCAGCTGCGCGTGCAGACGCTGCTCACCGACGTCCCCGTGCTCGAGCCCGCCGAGGTCGTCGAGCGCGCCGAGATCGTCATCCTGGCCGTCCCGGACGACCTGCTGGCCGACGTCGCCGCCGAGCTGGCGCCCCACGTGGGCCCCGGCCAGCTGGTCGCGCACACCAGCGGCCGTCACGGGCTGGCCGTCCTGGCGCCCTTCGTCCGCGCCGGCGCCCGCACGATGGCCCTGCACCCGGCGATGACCTTCACCGGCACCGAGGTCGACCTCGAGCGCGCGTGCGTCTTCGGCGTCACCGCCGAGCCCGGCGTCCGCGACGTCGCCGAGACCCTCGTGGCGGCCCTCGACGGCTCGGTCATGTGGGTCGACGAGGCCGACCGCGCGACCTATCACGCCTCGCTGGCGCACGGCGCCAATCACCTGACCACGATCGTGACGCAGGCGATGGACCTGCTGCGCCAGATCGGCGCCGAGGACCCGGCCGCCGTGCTGCGCCCGCTGCTGACGGCCGCGCTCGACAACACGCTGGCCTACGGCGACGCCGCGCTGACCGGCCCCGTCGCCCGCGGCGACGTCGACACCGTCCGCGCGCACGTCGCGCAGCTGAACGATCCGTCCGTGCGGCGCACGTACGCGGCGCTGGCCACCGCCACCGCCGACCGGGCCGAGTCCACCGGCCGGATCGACACCGACACGGCCGACGCGGTCCGCACCGCCGTCATCCGCGAGAAGGTCCGCTGATGCCCACCGTCGTCCGCACCACCGCCGAGCTCCGCGCCGCCACAGCCGGTGCCGGCACCGTCGCGCTCGTCCCCACGATGGGCGCCCTCCACGACGGCCACGCCAGCCTGATGCGCCACGCGCGTCCGCTGGCCGACACCCTCGTGGTCTCGATCTTCGTCAACCCCACGCAGTTCGCCCCGGGCGAGGACCTCGACGCGTACCCGCGCACCTTCGAGGCCGATCTCGAGCGCTGCGACGCGGAAGGCGTCGACGTCGTCTTCGCGCCGACCGTCGAGCAGATGTACCCGCACGGGCTCGACGACATCATCACCGTCGACCCGGGCCCGCGCGCGACCATGCTCGAGGGGGCCCAGCGGCCCACCCACTTCCGCGGGGTCCTCACCGTCGTCGCCAAGCTGTTCGGCCTCGTGCGTCCCGACGTCGCCGTGTTCGGCGAGAAGGACTACCAGCAGCTGAGCCTGATCCGCCTCATGGCGCGCGAGCTGTGCCTGGGCGTCGAGGTCGTCGGCTGCCCCACCGTCCGCGAGGACGATGGCCTCGCGATGAGCTCGCGCAACCGCTACCTGACCGCGTCCGACCGCGAGCGTGCCGCTGCCATCTCGGCCGCGCTGCGCGCCGGCGCCGCCGCCGGTCCTGACGGCCCCGAGGCCGTCCTCCATGCCGCCGAGAAGGTGCTGGCCGACGCCGGCATCGACCCGGACTACCTCGTGCTCACCAGCCCCGACCTCGGACCGGCGGAGCCCGGCCGGGAGGCGCGGCTGCTGGTGGCCGCTCGAGTGGGCCAGCCGCGCCTGCTCGACAACTGTGCGATCCCGCTCGGGACCGCGAAGAACCAAGGGAAGTGACCCCGATGCTGCGC
This region includes:
- a CDS encoding Rossmann-like and DUF2520 domain-containing protein — translated: MSHPSVGVVGAGRVGAVLAARLQRAGHHLVGVSGRSAASQLRVQTLLTDVPVLEPAEVVERAEIVILAVPDDLLADVAAELAPHVGPGQLVAHTSGRHGLAVLAPFVRAGARTMALHPAMTFTGTEVDLERACVFGVTAEPGVRDVAETLVAALDGSVMWVDEADRATYHASLAHGANHLTTIVTQAMDLLRQIGAEDPAAVLRPLLTAALDNTLAYGDAALTGPVARGDVDTVRAHVAQLNDPSVRRTYAALATATADRAESTGRIDTDTADAVRTAVIREKVR
- the panC gene encoding pantoate--beta-alanine ligase, with translation MPTVVRTTAELRAATAGAGTVALVPTMGALHDGHASLMRHARPLADTLVVSIFVNPTQFAPGEDLDAYPRTFEADLERCDAEGVDVVFAPTVEQMYPHGLDDIITVDPGPRATMLEGAQRPTHFRGVLTVVAKLFGLVRPDVAVFGEKDYQQLSLIRLMARELCLGVEVVGCPTVREDDGLAMSSRNRYLTASDRERAAAISAALRAGAAAGPDGPEAVLHAAEKVLADAGIDPDYLVLTSPDLGPAEPGREARLLVAARVGQPRLLDNCAIPLGTAKNQGK
- a CDS encoding polysaccharide pyruvyl transferase family protein; its protein translation is MARILIRAGKDPFTAVVPETTLTQDVFNSNSGNYLFQHSVWKALDVAPHELVANSTLSERRAASPDDAARINEEFDHFVIPMANSFRPDFADKLENLTRLIEQLTIPTTVIGIGAQAPADRSFDALADVRDVTQRFVTAVLDRSASIGVRGEFTRDFLVHLGFPADSVDVIGCPSLFLHGPDHQVHRKVESLGADSALGLNLTPEVPGIGAFATEQAARHPNLTYVGQDQHDLRLLLWGVTHPHVTDPLVPAHLRHPLYQQDRMRLFVDTWTWYDFLAQQEFVYGTRFHGNVAALLAGTPAMMLAHDSRTLELAEYHRMPHRLQPHFDSPISVEELYEATDLTAFNAAMPERFSRYAAFLERNGLEHRWQPGRDATQFDTRLAEASFPPAVHTLAAPDLSEVASRLEWLRHASVIDLTRHPQRYEYPFNTPTYQGAGTRHARLGDQRDAKLKRQQERIDDLTARLVRLETMTLRGFLARVARKARSLLRRG